In a genomic window of Flavobacterium lipolyticum:
- a CDS encoding glycosyltransferase family 2 protein, protein MEGVNVSVVIVNYNTVKMTNECIESLYKHTKNVNFEIILVDNASTDGSKDFFLKDERIRYFYLDKNIGFGRANNVGANESQGKYIFMLNSDTILLDDVISKLFNFAENHLDDDLGTVGTCLINSDKEDALSFGQFITSKRIYRRLLETLKIYKNKFEVETYTKLKEKGFLEVDFVSGADLFIPKTIFNQVGGFDRDFFMYYEETDLQKRISKLNLKRYIIDVRDIIHLEGGSFEEKLPFRRKMMMTKGMKLYINKHFKGIYKFQIITLSFLILVKDLIKLNYSNEQKLSLIKEVFK, encoded by the coding sequence ATGGAAGGAGTAAATGTTTCTGTAGTTATTGTAAATTACAATACTGTGAAAATGACGAATGAATGTATAGAAAGTTTATACAAACATACTAAGAATGTTAATTTTGAGATTATATTAGTTGATAATGCATCAACAGATGGGAGTAAGGACTTTTTTTTAAAAGACGAACGGATTAGATATTTTTATTTAGACAAAAACATTGGTTTTGGCAGAGCGAATAATGTTGGTGCCAATGAGTCTCAGGGGAAATATATTTTTATGTTGAATTCTGATACAATTCTTTTAGATGATGTCATTAGTAAACTCTTTAATTTTGCAGAAAATCATTTAGATGATGATTTAGGGACTGTTGGTACATGTTTGATTAACTCAGATAAGGAAGATGCGCTTTCTTTTGGGCAATTTATAACTTCTAAAAGAATCTATAGAAGATTATTGGAAACTTTAAAAATCTATAAAAATAAATTTGAAGTAGAAACATACACTAAACTTAAGGAGAAAGGATTTTTAGAAGTTGATTTTGTATCAGGTGCTGATTTGTTTATTCCTAAAACAATATTTAATCAAGTAGGTGGTTTTGATCGTGATTTTTTTATGTATTATGAAGAAACTGATCTTCAAAAACGCATTTCTAAATTAAATCTAAAGAGATATATCATTGATGTACGAGACATAATTCATTTAGAAGGAGGAAGTTTTGAGGAAAAGTTGCCTTTTAGAAGAAAAATGATGATGACAAAAGGAATGAAACTTTATATTAACAAGCATTTTAAAGGTATTTATAAATTTCAGATTATTACGCTTTCGTTTTTAATTTTAGTGAAAGATTTAATAAAACTTAACTATTCAAATGAACAAAAATTATCCTTGATTAAGGAAGTTTTTAAATAA
- a CDS encoding glycosyltransferase family 2 protein yields the protein MIAILLSTYNGEKYLREQLESLYLQTYKEFQLFVRDDGSTDSTINILQEYKSRYSNITLFTNEGTNMGACMSFMWLLKNVEAEYYMFCDQDDIWFSSKVQISLDALESESKRSEDKAIIVHTDLIVTDSKLDITAYSLWENDNTHPSRITRKYLKLVNYVTGCTMIFNRKARDLSIDYTGNILMHDFWISICVDSSKGAIVSLPVPTIYYRQHSNNTIGASKKQYRFPILQRYFHMPDFSYSKNLYNIIRIKYGFGFVKYLFLRINYYLKF from the coding sequence ATGATAGCAATATTATTGTCAACCTATAATGGGGAGAAATATTTACGCGAACAATTGGAAAGTTTGTATCTTCAAACGTATAAGGAATTTCAATTATTCGTGAGAGATGACGGTTCGACTGATTCTACAATAAATATTTTGCAGGAATATAAGAGTAGATACTCAAATATTACATTGTTTACAAATGAAGGAACCAACATGGGGGCTTGTATGAGTTTTATGTGGTTATTAAAAAATGTAGAAGCAGAATATTATATGTTTTGCGATCAGGATGATATTTGGTTTTCTTCTAAAGTACAAATTAGTTTAGATGCCTTAGAATCTGAAAGCAAAAGATCAGAAGACAAAGCAATAATAGTACATACGGATCTTATAGTTACAGATAGTAAATTAGATATTACTGCTTATTCACTATGGGAAAACGACAATACGCATCCCTCTAGGATAACCAGAAAATATTTGAAGCTGGTTAATTATGTGACAGGATGTACAATGATTTTTAACCGTAAAGCAAGGGATCTATCTATAGATTATACTGGAAATATTCTAATGCATGATTTTTGGATAAGCATTTGTGTAGATTCTTCTAAAGGAGCAATTGTATCTTTACCTGTTCCAACAATTTATTATAGGCAGCATTCTAATAATACAATCGGAGCCTCAAAAAAGCAATATAGATTCCCGATTCTTCAAAGATATTTTCACATGCCTGATTTTAGTTATTCTAAGAATTTATATAATATAATTCGTATAAAGTACGGTTTTGGCTTTGTTAAGTATTTGTTTCTTAGAATAAACTATTATCTAAAATTTTAA
- a CDS encoding EpsG family protein, with protein sequence MIFYIIPFIVTFFAAIVFDICKHKDSSEYFVWVGLYVYLTALIGLRYMVGGDSYFYMLYFNNISTNNILDFSWDSEYQPLFTILNSFAKAIYPSFTSFQILHVLIINSCLFYFIWKNSKLRFSVLFLCLLMFYINFTVEILRESLAIMVFIINYKNLENNKLVKYYLGVFIAVMFHLSAVFLIILPFLKFLRINRNYILLLIVLLFALNQLNYLFTFFENIEKINKKVNDYSEASYGWKSTILFFATRTLIPIGFFYWAKSKFNISIRYEYLVCIFGLLGVCSIFNTIIFTRFTNYLMLFYCIALADVMIPFFRQKILSSDKIFVAVTFVFVLLTSAYTSFYWPAGYYMKWIPYYSVFSYESENNKFIDRDY encoded by the coding sequence ATGATTTTTTATATCATTCCATTCATAGTCACTTTTTTTGCTGCTATAGTATTTGATATTTGTAAGCATAAAGATAGCAGTGAATATTTTGTTTGGGTTGGTCTCTACGTTTACTTAACGGCATTAATTGGGCTGCGTTATATGGTGGGTGGCGACAGCTATTTTTATATGTTATATTTTAATAATATTTCCACTAATAATATACTGGATTTTTCCTGGGATTCTGAATATCAGCCACTTTTTACAATTTTAAATTCTTTTGCAAAAGCTATTTATCCTAGTTTTACATCTTTTCAAATTTTACATGTATTAATTATTAATAGTTGTCTTTTCTATTTTATATGGAAAAATTCAAAACTTCGTTTCAGTGTTTTGTTTTTGTGTCTATTAATGTTTTACATCAATTTTACTGTTGAAATTTTACGGGAATCTCTTGCGATAATGGTTTTTATAATTAATTACAAGAATCTTGAAAACAACAAACTGGTTAAATATTATTTGGGTGTATTTATTGCAGTTATGTTTCACCTCTCGGCAGTATTTCTAATCATTTTGCCTTTTTTAAAATTTTTGCGTATCAATAGAAATTATATTTTATTGCTGATTGTGCTTTTATTTGCTCTTAATCAGCTTAATTATCTTTTTACTTTTTTTGAGAATATTGAGAAAATAAACAAAAAAGTTAACGATTATTCAGAAGCTTCTTATGGTTGGAAGTCTACTATTTTGTTTTTTGCTACAAGGACGCTTATTCCGATTGGATTTTTTTATTGGGCGAAAAGTAAATTTAATATCTCGATAAGATATGAGTATTTGGTCTGTATATTCGGTTTATTGGGAGTTTGTTCCATTTTCAATACTATAATCTTTACTCGTTTTACTAATTATTTAATGCTGTTTTACTGTATTGCACTAGCGGATGTAATGATTCCATTTTTTAGACAAAAAATACTGTCTTCAGATAAAATATTTGTGGCTGTGACATTTGTTTTTGTTTTATTAACAAGTGCTTATACCTCATTTTATTGGCCTGCCGGGTATTATATGAAATGGATTCCTTATTATTCGGTTTTTAGTTATGAATCTGAGAATAACAAATTTATTGATAGAGATTATTAA
- a CDS encoding glycosyltransferase family 92 protein, which produces MSEDIQDYYVDGNFITRERFKQTFLKNSFTRFIAYFIKIVFLKLVILINRLVKRQNKKFKYSVSFCCIFKNEARYFDEWIQYHLVTGVEHFYLYNNNSDDNYLEILQPYIEKGIVDLINWPFDHSQMLAYEDCYKKHKEDTNWLAFIDVDEFVCPLAIDNIQLWLESYENYPGVAIYWKQFGSNGKLKHDDNKLVIEQYTQCWPKPSVFTKMFCNMNFPISEFSNPHLISSKMFGLRIPPVNQFKNFTSFGINLRLPFQSTTIQINHYWGKAYDCFVESKINRSDVYHKNDIKMGQARKRLLRSHESMCTIQDYSIQRFLLYTKLRNNLN; this is translated from the coding sequence ATGTCGGAAGATATTCAAGATTATTATGTGGATGGTAATTTTATTACTAGAGAGCGCTTCAAACAGACATTTTTAAAAAATTCTTTCACTCGTTTTATTGCTTATTTTATAAAAATTGTTTTTTTAAAACTTGTGATTTTAATAAATAGGTTGGTTAAAAGACAAAATAAAAAGTTCAAATATTCAGTTAGTTTTTGTTGTATATTTAAAAATGAAGCAAGATATTTTGATGAATGGATTCAATATCATTTGGTAACAGGAGTGGAGCATTTTTATCTCTATAATAACAATTCAGATGATAATTATTTAGAAATTTTGCAACCCTATATTGAAAAGGGTATTGTTGATCTTATTAATTGGCCATTTGATCATTCTCAAATGCTGGCTTATGAAGATTGTTATAAAAAGCACAAGGAAGATACAAATTGGCTAGCTTTTATAGATGTAGACGAATTTGTCTGCCCTTTAGCTATAGATAATATCCAGTTGTGGTTAGAATCGTATGAAAATTATCCGGGAGTTGCAATTTATTGGAAGCAATTTGGGTCAAATGGTAAGTTGAAACATGATGATAATAAATTGGTTATAGAGCAGTATACACAATGTTGGCCCAAACCAAGTGTGTTTACAAAAATGTTCTGTAATATGAACTTTCCTATTTCGGAATTTAGTAATCCACATCTTATCAGTTCAAAGATGTTTGGTTTAAGAATACCTCCTGTAAATCAGTTTAAGAATTTTACAAGTTTTGGAATAAATCTTCGTCTTCCTTTTCAATCAACAACAATACAAATTAATCATTATTGGGGTAAAGCTTACGACTGTTTTGTTGAAAGCAAAATTAATAGAAGTGATGTTTATCATAAAAATGATATTAAAATGGGACAGGCTAGAAAAAGATTATTGCGGTCTCATGAAAGCATGTGCACTATTCAGGACTATTCAATTCAACGTTTTCTTTTGTATACCAAGTTGAGAAATAATTTAAACTAG
- a CDS encoding lipopolysaccharide biosynthesis protein yields the protein MEDNSRVKKSLKNAQFALVFYCCNLILQFFYRKVFLTYLGSEVLGLNTTAMNLLQFLNLAELGVGAAISYSLYKPLATNDHNQINDIVSVQGYLYSRIGIIVGVLAIILMFFFPYFFSDIKVPLWYAYATFSVLLISALIGYFLNYQQIVLVSDQKEFKLNYALQGVKIVKVIFQILCIWLLSKGYLWWLFLELVAIIATVAGIKYILHLEYPWLKTSISSGKKLLTQYPQITHKTKQLITHKIAGFALHESSPLIIFAFTSLSFIASYGNYLLVIAGITALLGAVFNSTNAGVGNLVSQADNNRILVVFEELFTLRFFLTSIACYGVYKFTPIFITYWVGKEYLLEKSNLILLVIIMFINITRLTVDSFLNAYGLFRDIAAPIVETVLNIGISILLGYFYGINGVLTGVLVSLFFIVLLWKPFFLFKSGFKTNISFYFLLYLKLTVIASTVFFLTEYCSNFVRIDPYSSIVNCIGYGFIITSIFFTFLTLLFFLFTTGIRQFYFRCKTYLYR from the coding sequence ATGGAAGACAATTCTAGAGTAAAAAAAAGCCTAAAAAACGCGCAGTTTGCATTAGTTTTTTATTGCTGTAATCTAATACTTCAATTTTTTTATAGAAAAGTGTTTCTTACTTATCTGGGATCTGAAGTCCTGGGTTTAAATACAACTGCAATGAATTTACTGCAGTTTCTTAATTTAGCAGAATTAGGAGTAGGTGCTGCAATAAGTTACTCTTTATATAAGCCATTAGCAACGAATGATCACAATCAAATTAATGACATTGTATCTGTTCAAGGATATTTATACAGTAGAATAGGTATTATCGTGGGAGTATTAGCGATTATTCTCATGTTCTTTTTTCCTTATTTTTTTTCAGATATAAAAGTACCTCTTTGGTATGCATATGCAACTTTTAGTGTTTTACTAATATCTGCATTAATTGGTTATTTTTTGAATTATCAACAAATCGTTTTGGTATCGGACCAAAAAGAGTTTAAGTTAAATTATGCATTACAAGGCGTAAAAATTGTAAAAGTTATTTTTCAGATCCTATGTATATGGCTTTTAAGTAAAGGATATTTGTGGTGGCTTTTTTTGGAATTAGTTGCAATTATAGCCACTGTTGCTGGAATAAAATATATTCTGCATTTAGAATATCCATGGTTAAAAACTAGTATTTCTTCAGGAAAAAAGCTATTAACTCAATATCCTCAAATTACGCATAAAACAAAACAATTAATCACTCATAAAATTGCAGGTTTCGCATTACATGAAAGTAGCCCTTTGATAATATTTGCATTTACAAGTTTATCATTTATTGCAAGTTATGGAAATTATTTGTTAGTAATTGCCGGAATCACTGCTCTTTTAGGAGCTGTTTTTAATAGTACAAATGCCGGAGTTGGAAATTTAGTATCGCAAGCCGATAATAATAGAATCTTGGTTGTTTTTGAGGAATTATTTACTCTAAGGTTTTTTTTGACAAGTATAGCGTGTTATGGGGTTTACAAGTTCACTCCAATTTTTATTACATATTGGGTAGGCAAAGAATATTTATTAGAAAAGTCAAATTTAATATTGTTGGTCATTATAATGTTCATAAATATTACGAGACTTACTGTTGATTCTTTTTTAAATGCTTACGGACTATTTAGAGACATAGCAGCACCAATTGTCGAAACAGTTCTTAATATTGGTATTTCTATATTATTAGGATATTTTTACGGTATTAATGGGGTTCTCACTGGAGTTTTAGTAAGTTTGTTTTTTATTGTATTGCTATGGAAACCTTTCTTTTTATTTAAAAGTGGATTCAAAACGAATATAAGCTTTTATTTTTTGCTGTATCTGAAATTAACTGTTATTGCTTCAACAGTATTTTTCTTAACGGAATATTGCAGTAATTTCGTAAGAATTGATCCGTATTCTTCAATAGTAAACTGTATCGGTTACGGTTTTATTATTACTTCTATTTTTTTTACATTTTTAACATTATTATTTTTTTTGTTTACTACTGGAATAAGGCAATTTTATTTCAGATGTAAAACATATTTATACAGATAA
- a CDS encoding Wzz/FepE/Etk N-terminal domain-containing protein, producing the protein MEGKTIKNDEISLKELLEKVKLWYNYLLSKWRIIILAGVVGIVLGLTWSFIKEPIYTATLTFALEDEKGAGGGLGSALGLASSFGIDVGGGGGGVFSGSNLTELFKSRAMVEQTLLTPVTVNGKVISLAEMYIQKNSWRDKWNKNPKLSVIQFLPNVNRKDFTRAHDSILGVIYQNLSTNSLFIAQKDKKVSIITMDVSSNDELFSFYFCKALASEVGKFYIDTKSKKSRANMSILGRQVDSVRNELNSAIAGVARANDNTFNLNPALNVRRTPSVRRQVDVQANTAILTELIKQSELAKVTLRKETPLIQVIDKPILPLPKNRLGKFKGIVLGGGLASFLMILALIIRRFLKIIAE; encoded by the coding sequence ATGGAAGGAAAAACTATTAAAAACGATGAAATTTCGTTAAAGGAGTTGTTAGAAAAAGTAAAACTATGGTATAATTATTTACTTTCTAAATGGAGAATAATCATATTAGCTGGAGTAGTAGGAATTGTTTTGGGACTGACATGGTCGTTCATAAAAGAACCTATTTACACCGCGACATTGACTTTTGCGCTGGAAGATGAAAAAGGTGCAGGTGGAGGTTTAGGAAGTGCTTTAGGTTTGGCAAGTTCATTTGGGATAGATGTTGGAGGAGGAGGAGGAGGAGTATTTTCTGGTTCCAATTTGACCGAATTATTTAAATCTCGTGCCATGGTAGAACAAACTTTACTGACTCCTGTTACAGTTAACGGTAAAGTAATTTCTTTGGCAGAAATGTATATACAGAAAAATAGTTGGAGAGATAAATGGAATAAAAATCCAAAATTGAGTGTGATTCAATTTTTGCCTAACGTAAATCGCAAAGATTTTACTAGAGCTCATGATAGTATACTTGGAGTAATTTATCAAAATTTGTCTACAAACTCGTTGTTTATAGCTCAGAAAGATAAAAAAGTTTCAATTATCACTATGGACGTATCCTCCAATGATGAATTATTCTCTTTTTATTTTTGTAAAGCATTAGCAAGTGAAGTAGGGAAATTTTATATTGATACAAAGAGTAAAAAATCTCGTGCGAATATGAGTATCTTAGGACGTCAAGTGGATTCTGTTCGTAATGAACTTAATAGTGCTATTGCAGGAGTTGCTAGAGCCAATGACAATACTTTTAACTTGAATCCTGCATTAAATGTTCGTCGGACTCCATCAGTTAGAAGACAAGTTGATGTACAAGCTAATACAGCCATTCTTACTGAGTTGATAAAGCAAAGTGAGTTGGCTAAAGTTACTTTAAGAAAGGAAACGCCCTTAATTCAAGTAATTGATAAACCAATTTTGCCATTACCTAAAAATCGTTTGGGTAAATTTAAGGGAATTGTTTTAGGTGGAGGATTAGCCAGTTTTCTTATGATATTAGCGTTAATTATACGCAGATTTCTTAAAATTATTGCGGAGTAA
- a CDS encoding SLBB domain-containing protein, translating into MKKIIYVLALFFILLASFNANAQDLIKSKDLSTIKVDYLSDDEIGKIVAQLKSNNANINDVQSMALSKGMAQSEFDKLRTRVTEYEKKNGKDKDKNSKDKDKKKDDKSKEFDKDSEFGRKQEKIKNEKIKDSLNALIFGSELFDNPTLNFEPDLKMATPVNYILGPGDKLEVSIYGIQQFDDTVPVNFEGKIAIQNVGQIAVAGMSIEAASQRIKAAVARVYSTVRSGQSQVSVSLGDIRTIKVTIVGGKQPGNYSVSSLASVYNALHLAGGPGKNGSYRNIELIRNNRVYKNVDIYKFLVKGDQSDNVSLKDNDVIRIPAYTQRVTVEGEVKRPGIFEMKKGEKFSDLLSFASGFNEFAYTASVNVLQKTGKEFKVHDINESEYGSYVPQSGDVFKVTKILNRFENRIKIEGAVFRPDYYSYSEGMRVSDLITRAEGLKEDAYSKRARIIRLKTDLTTEIVNVDLSAALSGDLNADLELRREDIVTVYSILEFREEYKVTIDGEVKNPGEYEYFENLTLNDLVVQVGGLTGSASKRVEIARMVKSDVIDDADPKKIELVELEITADNNEQIKNFVLKPFDVINIRRMAVYEKPEMVKVSGAVTYPGKYVLANKKETVYNVVMRAGGLTSIANLDGMKIKRPIKQEQIEQLETVNLNLDKKLTAEEEALKPKQEGLNAKEKDTLSSKLSKKLRDELKFATIPVNWEKIVKDKNHYSNVTLFPGDEIEVSVYNEGVKVTGNVLLTSEIPYRSGKGFKYYINSVGGVDSKGWKRKAYIIYPNGKASVTTSFLFFRSYPRVEPDSQIVVPEKPQGKRMTAGEWAGLGTAFASLALLIVTAFK; encoded by the coding sequence ATGAAAAAGATAATATACGTTCTTGCTTTGTTTTTTATTTTGCTAGCGTCTTTTAATGCAAATGCTCAGGATCTAATAAAGTCGAAAGATTTAAGTACCATAAAAGTAGATTATTTATCGGATGACGAAATCGGTAAGATTGTTGCTCAGTTAAAAAGCAATAATGCAAACATTAACGATGTTCAGTCTATGGCTTTGTCAAAAGGAATGGCTCAAAGTGAATTCGATAAATTAAGAACACGAGTAACAGAGTACGAGAAAAAAAACGGTAAAGACAAAGATAAGAACTCGAAAGATAAGGATAAAAAGAAAGACGATAAGTCAAAAGAGTTTGATAAAGATTCTGAGTTTGGAAGAAAACAAGAGAAGATTAAAAATGAAAAAATAAAAGATTCATTAAATGCTTTGATTTTTGGATCCGAATTGTTCGATAATCCAACTTTAAATTTTGAGCCGGATTTGAAAATGGCGACACCTGTAAACTATATTTTAGGACCAGGTGATAAGTTAGAAGTTAGTATATATGGTATTCAACAGTTTGATGATACTGTTCCGGTTAATTTTGAAGGTAAAATTGCCATTCAAAATGTTGGACAAATAGCAGTAGCCGGAATGTCAATCGAAGCTGCTTCACAAAGAATAAAAGCTGCAGTAGCAAGAGTTTATAGTACGGTTCGATCCGGACAATCTCAGGTTAGTGTTAGTTTAGGTGATATTAGAACAATTAAAGTAACAATTGTTGGAGGGAAACAACCAGGTAACTACTCTGTTTCGTCTCTTGCCTCTGTATATAATGCACTTCATTTAGCAGGGGGGCCAGGTAAGAATGGTAGTTATAGAAATATTGAATTGATTAGAAATAACAGAGTCTATAAGAATGTTGATATCTATAAGTTTCTGGTAAAAGGCGATCAGTCTGATAACGTTAGTTTAAAAGACAATGATGTTATTAGAATTCCTGCTTATACGCAAAGAGTGACAGTTGAAGGAGAGGTGAAACGACCTGGTATTTTCGAGATGAAAAAAGGAGAAAAGTTTTCTGATCTTTTGAGTTTTGCATCAGGATTCAATGAGTTTGCTTATACTGCTTCAGTAAATGTACTTCAGAAAACAGGAAAGGAATTTAAAGTTCATGATATCAACGAAAGTGAATATGGCTCCTATGTTCCGCAATCAGGAGATGTTTTTAAAGTGACAAAGATCTTGAACCGATTCGAAAATCGTATTAAAATTGAAGGAGCTGTTTTCAGACCAGATTATTACTCTTATAGTGAAGGAATGAGAGTCTCAGATCTTATTACCAGAGCTGAAGGACTTAAGGAAGATGCTTATAGCAAAAGAGCAAGGATTATTCGTTTGAAGACCGATTTAACAACTGAAATTGTTAATGTGGATTTAAGTGCTGCTTTATCTGGAGATTTAAATGCTGATTTGGAGCTTAGAAGAGAAGATATTGTTACAGTGTATTCTATTTTAGAGTTTAGAGAGGAGTATAAAGTAACAATTGACGGAGAAGTTAAAAATCCCGGCGAATACGAGTATTTTGAAAATCTAACTTTAAATGATCTTGTAGTACAAGTTGGTGGTTTGACTGGATCGGCATCAAAAAGAGTGGAAATAGCCAGAATGGTAAAATCTGATGTAATCGATGATGCTGACCCAAAAAAAATTGAATTGGTTGAGCTTGAAATTACCGCTGATAACAACGAGCAGATCAAAAATTTTGTATTAAAGCCTTTTGATGTGATCAACATAAGAAGAATGGCAGTTTACGAAAAACCTGAAATGGTTAAGGTAAGTGGAGCTGTTACCTATCCGGGTAAATATGTTTTGGCAAATAAAAAAGAAACTGTTTATAATGTTGTGATGAGAGCAGGAGGTTTAACATCTATTGCGAACCTGGATGGTATGAAAATAAAAAGGCCAATAAAGCAAGAACAAATTGAACAATTAGAAACTGTAAATCTTAATTTGGATAAAAAACTGACTGCGGAAGAAGAAGCGCTGAAACCAAAACAGGAAGGTCTGAATGCAAAAGAAAAAGACACACTTAGTTCTAAACTATCTAAAAAACTCAGAGACGAGTTAAAATTTGCAACTATTCCTGTGAATTGGGAAAAGATTGTAAAAGATAAAAATCACTATTCAAACGTTACTTTGTTTCCTGGCGATGAAATTGAGGTGTCAGTTTATAATGAAGGAGTAAAAGTAACGGGGAATGTATTGTTAACTTCCGAAATTCCGTATAGAAGTGGTAAAGGATTTAAATATTACATAAACTCTGTAGGAGGTGTGGATAGCAAAGGATGGAAGAGAAAAGCTTATATTATTTATCCAAACGGTAAGGCTTCTGTAACGACATCATTTTTGTTTTTTAGATCTTATCCTAGAGTGGAGCCTGATTCGCAAATTGTAGTCCCTGAAAAACCCCAGGGCAAAAGAATGACGGCTGGAGAGTGGGCTGGTCTTGGTACGGCCTTTGCTAGTTTGGCATTATTAATTGTTACTGCTTTTAAATAA
- the rfbB gene encoding dTDP-glucose 4,6-dehydratase has translation MKKILITGGAGFIGSHVVRRFVNKYPEYQIFNLDALTYAGNLENIKDIEDKSNYTFVKGDIVDETFINELFSEHNFDGVLHLAAESHVDRSIEDPLAFVKTNVIGTMNLLNAAKNQWKGNFEGKRFYHISTDEVYGSLGAEGLFTETTSYDPNSPYSASKASSDHFVRAYGETYGLPYVLTNCSNNYGSYHFPEKLIPLFINNIINNKALPVYGDGNYTRDWLFVEDHAIAIDLVFHEGKNHETYNIGGFNEWKNIDLVKLLCQIMDQKLSRPEGTSQGLITYVKDRPGHDLRYAIDASKINKELGWKPSVTFEEGLEKTINWYLNNGEWLQNVTSGSYKDYYHKQYS, from the coding sequence ATGAAGAAGATTCTTATAACTGGCGGTGCCGGTTTTATTGGTTCACACGTAGTAAGACGTTTTGTAAATAAATATCCAGAGTATCAAATCTTTAACTTAGATGCATTGACTTATGCGGGAAATCTTGAAAACATTAAAGATATTGAGGATAAGTCTAATTATACCTTTGTAAAAGGAGATATTGTGGATGAAACTTTTATAAATGAACTTTTTTCAGAACATAATTTTGACGGCGTTTTGCATTTGGCTGCAGAATCTCATGTCGATCGTTCTATTGAAGATCCCTTAGCTTTCGTTAAAACGAATGTGATAGGGACAATGAATTTACTAAACGCGGCGAAGAATCAATGGAAAGGGAATTTCGAAGGAAAACGTTTTTATCATATCAGCACTGACGAGGTTTACGGCTCACTTGGAGCTGAGGGACTTTTTACAGAAACAACTTCTTACGATCCTAATTCTCCTTATTCTGCTTCTAAGGCAAGTTCAGATCACTTTGTGAGAGCTTATGGAGAGACTTATGGTTTACCTTATGTGTTGACAAATTGTTCCAACAATTATGGCTCTTATCATTTCCCAGAGAAATTGATACCTCTTTTTATTAATAATATTATAAATAACAAAGCTTTACCAGTTTATGGTGATGGTAATTATACACGTGATTGGTTATTTGTTGAAGACCATGCTATTGCTATCGATTTAGTTTTTCACGAAGGTAAAAATCATGAAACTTATAATATTGGAGGTTTTAATGAGTGGAAAAATATAGATTTGGTTAAACTATTATGCCAGATTATGGATCAGAAACTAAGTAGACCTGAAGGAACTTCACAGGGATTAATTACTTATGTAAAAGACAGACCGGGACATGATTTGCGTTATGCCATAGATGCATCAAAAATTAATAAAGAATTGGGATGGAAACCCTCAGTTACTTTTGAAGAAGGCTTAGAAAAGACAATTAATTGGTATTTGAATAATGGAGAATGGTTACAGAATGTGACTTCTGGTTCTTATAAAGATTATTACCATAAACAATATTCATAA